One genomic segment of Pagrus major chromosome 13, Pma_NU_1.0 includes these proteins:
- the mrpl22 gene encoding large ribosomal subunit protein uL22m, which translates to MAAAMTGRGVAFIRNISGGLFARLQVLGGGPQQLSCLHTSASLESKNWERRNKTVYPPQLPDEPPRPAEVHHSRRQIKYSKDKMWYLAKMIRGMSIDEAVAQLEFNDKKGAKIMKEVLLEAQEMAVKNHNVEYKSNLYVAESYSGKGQYLKRIRYHGRGRLGIMDKVYCHYFVKLVEGSPPKTVEKTSFDQAKEYVQNLKNRTIIHSL; encoded by the exons atggcgGCTGCAATGACAGGACGTG gtgtCGCCTTTATTAGGAATATATCTGGGGGCTTATTTGCGAG GCTACAGGTTCTGGGTGGTGGTCCTCAGCAGCTGTCATGTCTCCACACCAGCGCGTCACTGGAGTCAAAGAACTGGGAGAGGAGGAACAAAACAGTGTATCCACCTCAGCTACCAGACGAGCCCCCCAGACCAGCA gAGGTCCATCACAGCAGGAGGCAGATTAAGTACAGCAAAGACAAGATGTGGTACCTGGCCAAAATG ATCCGAGGGATGAGCATCGATGAGGCTGTTGCACAGCTGGAGTTCAACGACAAGAAAGGGGCGAAGATCATGAAAGAG GTTCTTCTGGAAGCCCAGGAGATGGCGGTCAAAAATCACAATGTAGAGTACAAATCCAACTTATATGTAG ctgagTCCTACTCAGGCAAAGGGCAGTACCTGAAGCGGATCCGTTACCACGGCCGCGGTAGGTTGGGCATCATGGACAAGGTTTACTGTCACTACTTTGTCAAGCTGGTGGAGGGCTCGCCGCCCAAAACGGTGGAGAAGACGAGCTTTGACCAGGCCAAAGAGTACGTCCAGAACCTCAAGAACAGAACCATCATCCACAGCCTGTAG